GATAATCAGCTCAGGATTGGTATCGAATAGATAAGCTTTATGGATATCGAAACTGTTGACAATATCGAAAAAAACTGCACCTCCTCCCACGAAGGGCTCGATATAAGTCGTCAGAGTTCCCTTGCGTAACTTTGGTGAGTATCTCTCTCGAAGTTGTGGCAGAAGCTGAGTCTTGCCTCCTGCCCATTTTAGCACAGGAGATGCTAATTCTATTTCTTTTTTTAATGGTTTTTGTATTAGGTGAAATGGTTCATAATCTGTTAAATTAGCCACGTTTATAATTAGTAAATTTGCATACAATTAATATTGTATAGCATTTTTATTTGAGATGTAAACCTAGGATTAATATAACAAATAAACAGCTAAAAGGGAACAGGGAACAGGTAAAAGTGAATAGGGAACAGGGAACAGGGAACAGTAGTCAAAATATCCCATTTTTTTTATGCTAACTAAGCATTGGGTTTGATAATATATTTATCAAGGCTATATATCCCTTGTATATTATTATTTGTTGCACCATAACAGATTAAAAATCTAGAGAAAATACTGTCTAAAAAAAAAAAAAATATTTAAAATCATTGATTGTTGATATTTAAAAAAATCTTAATTTATATCAAATCCGGATAATTGTCCACACTTACGATATCCAGACAAAATCTTTCTCCCCCTGCTCCCCTGCTCCCCTGCTCCCCTGCTCCCCTGCTCCCCTACTCCCCTGCTCCCCTACTCCCTACCTTACAAGGGTAGGTTTTTTACAAAGGGGCAAGTATGTACTTTGATTACGTATAAATTCCTAAAAATATGTATCAAAATACACAATGATTTCCGGGATAATTCTCCCCATTTCCTGCTTTTCCGGATTCCCGATTCCCGATTCCCGATTCCCGATTCCCTACTCCCGACCCAAATGTAAAAAACCTACCCCTGTGAGCTACTCCCTACTCCCTACTCCCTATTCCCTGCCCGCACCGCTATCACCAAGAACAGCTACCAAAATTCGGAACAATTCTTCTAAATCAGCTGGAACACGGTACAGATTTAGGTCTTGGGTAACTTGTTTATGCTCTCGGTGCAAAAGTCCAAATTGCCAGATATCCCCTGTAGAAACAGCACCCTCTAAAATCAATTGCTCATTGTCACTCCATAGATCCAGGGCAATTAGTTCTACCGCAAGTTGGGTAAAGCCTCTTTGGATATTAGCATTTTTTGCTTCTATTACCAGCAGTTTACTATCTGTATAAAGATAATAGTCTAGATAACCTTTCAAGTATTCTGTAACAGTGAGGGGATATTCGATTCTTAGCTGGGCTTGAGTATAGTGGACTAAATCAAGTAAGATGGGAGCGATTAGTAATTCCCGTCGAGCTGCTTCACTGGTTAAACTAACATAGGGTAAGCTTTCTTCAATTCTGGATTTGAGACTATAAAGTCGGTCTAGTTTTGTCGTAGACTTTTCTAAATGCAAAGAGCTTCGCTTCAAGGTATAGCCAAATTCAGCCAGAATGTCTTCTGGCTCAACGACCATCTCAAAATAACTTCTAAAGGTATAAGATTTGTCAGGTTGGAGGATGGGAATTTTGTTCATCATTAAAATAGGGAGTGGGGAGATGGGGAGATGGGGAGATGGAGAGATTTTTATTAAGGATAATTATCCTGAAATGATATAAGTTTAATTATTTAGATAAGTTATAATTATAGCGTTTATCATAGCTATGAGGTACACAATATTTTTCACCTCTTGCCTCTTGCCTCTTGCCTCTTGCCTCTTGCCTCTTGCCTCTTGCCTCTTACCTGCTCCCTACTCCCTACTCCCTACTCCCTACTCCCTACTCCCTACTCCCTTTTCAATTCCTTAATCTGATCACAAAGAGTGCGATCGCTTTTTTCTAGCTCAGCATTTGTGCTCAAATAATCCTGGAGCCAATCACAACTATAGGTTAGGACTTGATCAAGATCGAGGACTTGATCCACATTCCACAAAATCACATTACTATCAGCACTAGCGGAGGCTAGGATTTTCCCATCTTGGCTGAAGGCGATTCCCTCTACCTCATCCTGATGTGCGGTGAGGGTAGTCCGCAAGGTACCACCATCCCGCTGCCAAAGTTTCACAGTCTTGTCAGCACTGGCAGAAGCAATCAGGTTACCATCGGGGCTGAAGGTCACTCCCGTAATCCGGTCACTGTGTCCTGTCAGGGTATGTAGCAGTTTTGGTTTGGTCAGATTCCAGTCTTTACTGTCCCCCTGCCAAACTTTGACTGTCTTATCCTCACTACCGGAAGCAATTAGCTCACCATCAGGGCTAATTGCCACTGTTTTCACCTCATCCTCATGGCCTGTGAGAGTATAGAAACTATTGCTCCAGCATTCCGGTAGTAAATTGCTGTTTTGAGTTGGTTTTGCAAGCCCTGTACAGGTACTATCTATCTTCCACAGTTTTATGGTTTTATCTTCAGAGGCTGAAGCAATTATCTTACCATTGGGACTGAACGCTACTCCCTCCACCTCATTGCTATGACCTTCTAGGGTAGTTAGCAAGCTACCATCCCGCTGCCAGAGTTTAATGGTTTTATCTTCAGAGGCTGAAGCAATTATCTGACCATCGGGACTGAACACTACTCCCTCAACCCCAGCGGAATGGTTATTCAGGGTAGCTAGGAAGGTGCCATGTTTATCCCAGAGTTTCACTCTCTTGTCAGTACTTGCAGAAGCAATAATGTCACCATCGGGACTGAATGCTACTCCCGTAACTATAGCGCTATGGTTAGTTCTGGTAAGTTTCAAGGTGCCGTCTGGTTGCCAGAGTTTGACAGTTTTGTCGCTACTGGCTGAAGCAATCAGGTTACCATCGGGACTGAATGCCACTGCCCTCACCCCATTGCAATGACCAGTAAGGGTTGTGTACAAGGTACTGTTTTGTTTCCAAAGCTTAATGGTATTGTCCTCACTAGCAGAAGCAATTATTTTACCATCGGGGCTGAATGCTACTCCCTCTACCTCATCCCGATGACCTTCTAAGATAGTGAGCAACCTGCCCTCTTTTGTCCAGACTTTAATGGTATTATCCTCACTAGCGGAGGCAATTCGCTCACCATCGGGACTGAAAGCAACTCCATAAACTTCGTCCCGATGTCCTGTTAAGGTTTTAAGCAACCTACCGTCTTTAGCCCAGAGCTTGACAGTATTGTCTTCAGAGGCAGAAGCTATCATCTCACCATCGGGGCTAAACGCTACTGCTTCAACTCCACTCCCATGGCCTGTCAAGGTTCTAAGCAACCTACCCTCGATAGTCCAGAGTTTGACAGTATTGTCTTCAGAGGCGGAAGCTATCATCTCACCATCGGGGCTAAACGCTATTCCTTCAACTCCTGCACTATGCCCTGTCAGGAGTTTGTGTAACTTGCCCTCTAGGTTCCAAAGTTTGACAGTGTTGTCTTCACTAGCGGAGGCGACTAGCTTACCATCCGGGCTGAAGACTACTGCTTCAAACCCAGCACTATTGTTAGTGAAGGTGTTTAGCAAGATGCCGTCTTTTGTCCAAAGTTTGACAGTGTTGTCGGCACTAGCGGAGGCAATCATCTTACCATCTGGGCTAAAAGCCACTCCCTTAACTTGCTCGATATGGCCTTCTAGGGTGTTTAATAGAGTGCCGTCCCGCTGCCAGAGTTTGACGGTCTTGTCACCACTAGCCGAGGCAATCATCTCACCATCCGGGCTAAAAACCAGGTCGTAAACTGCAGCCTGATGTCCTGAGAAGCGATTGTACTCCTTAATCTCATAAATGATTCGCCAGAGCATTTTCTCAACTTTCTCAACTTGAGTCTGGGTATTTGTCTTTGCCCCAGCTAACTGTTGCAGTTTTTTCCAAGCCTTAATGGCGTAGATCAAGGCATCCAACTTGTGATTGGAGGCATAGAACGCTTCAGAGGATTTAGCGATCGCATTAATTTCGTTAATGGCAGCATTTTGGTACTCCCGGAAAGCGATCAGACCTAAACTAGCGGACACTAGAAATGCTGTGCTCACTGTAGCCAGCAGGAGCTTTTGCAGTCGGGAAATTTCTTTTTCTTTGGTCAATTGTATTGCCACGGCTTTAGTTCGTGCGGCTTCAGCCCGTTGAGCTTCCCGTTTATCCAAAGCTTGGCTAGCCGATAAGAACTGATAATCTTGGTCACTCAGGCTACGGGAATCTGCCCAAGCTAGGGCATCTAGTAATGCTTGACCTCGCAATAGTCTCGATTCATCCTGACAATCACCATTGAACCAAGCTCTTAGACTTGTGGCATAGGGACGAAGATTTGATAGTTGCTTGCTGACCCAATCACAGTTGAAAACAGCAGCATAAATGGGGTTACGAACCCTAACCTTTCCCTCACTCTTGACCACTAATCCTGACAGTAGCAATTCCATTTGTTCCCAACTGTCATCTGCGGCTACTGCTCCCTGTTGCAGAATTTGCTGATAAAGTCCTAATAACCGTCCAGCCCGTTGCTGATTGCTGAGAATGCGATCGCGTATGGTTCTCAGATGCTCTGGTTCATCTTGGACTTCCCAGTTGTCGATAATTCGCCTACCCACAAGGTACTCAATCGATGTGGGATTGACAGTACACCTCTTGCCAAAGTACTTTTTTGATACTGTTTTTGATACTGTAGTGGTGAATTCTTCTCCACTGTTCCCTGTTGCGGGATCCGAAGTTTCCTCTTGTGAAAGAAGTCTAGTACAATGCTCTATATCCTCTAGAATCAGCTGACATAGCTTTTGAGTCAGTAAAGGCTGTCCTCCCGTAAACGCCAAGATTTCCCTAAGTAAGGCTTTGGGATTGTTAACGCTGTCACTAAATCCTAGCGCTAGAGTTTCGGCTTCTTCCAGAGTAAATCCAGATAACTCAATCCCCCGTCCGATATTAAACGGAGTCCGTTGCTTATCTACGATCAAATCCGAGGGAGTGGCTACCCCTAACAAAACAAAACTGAGGCGTTGGTAGGCTAGCTGTTCTGTGCGCTTGTTGTAACAGGCTCGGATTAGGGCAAAAAAATCTTCAATGGGGAACGATAAACCGAGAATGCTATCGATTTCATCAATAAAGATCACCAAATTTCCCTCAACCTCTGCCAGTAGCACCTCCTCAATAAAATCACTAAGACGCTTCACTGGGGATAGATAAGAGCGTGAGCGCCACCAAGCGCGTAAATTGACCTGGAGGTTGAAGCTGCTCACCAGACAGCGTAATATACTAGCATACCACTGGTCTGCTGTCAAATCTTGGGTACCAATTTCCGTCAAATCAACGATTCCACAGTGGATGCCTATTCCTTGTAATCGGTGAGTAGTTTGCACCCTCAAAGAAGACTTACCCATTTGCCTGGAGGTAAGGACATAGCAAAACTCACCCGCTACCAGAGCCTGATACAAATCCTGATCTGCTCTACGGCGCACATAGCAGAGGGTATCAGGGGGTAAACTCCCGCCAACTTGATAGTTGTGCTTTTTCATGATTTATAGGCATCCATGGGTTTTAACCCAGGTGAGTACTAAAGTACTGACGATACAAATCACAACTAGGCACAGCCCCCTGTTTATGGAGCTGTACTAATCCTAAACTTTGCAACTTAAAGGCTAGCTTTTGCTCTAATTCCACTGGCTGGGATGACTTCACTACTGTTCGATAGGCTGCGACCAGTTGTGGATATTGCTGTAGATTCCACCATTGTCGTCGAAGGTCATCATGGTAAATTCCCGATTCGCTTGCTGCTGAATTCAATAACTCCTCAAAGGTAACGTCACCGCGCCTAAGATGATATAACGCTACCCTTAAAAGACAAGGATTTCCTCCTACTTTAGCCATAATTAATGACACGTGATTGAAGCTCGAATCATCACTACCCCAATCGATTCCGTGGCGACGGGCTAATTCTTGCACTTGGGCCTTAGTAAACTCTGGCAATTCAATAGATAATCCCACATTAAAGGGGGATTGGTGGATATGTAACGCAATATAAACGTCAGTAGAATGTATAATAATTAAGCGCAGTTTTTGCCAAATTGTGCTACCGGTTACACCGTATTTGGCTTTTTCATACCAAGCTCGCAACAAACCCAGGAAATCCGTGGCAATGGCAGGGTAATTAAACAACAGGTTGACCTCATCTAATGCCAATACCATCGGTGTATCTATTTCTTTTAATAGATAATTCTCGAAGTAATCTGTGGTATTTCCACTGCTGCCAAAGATATCATCCCAATAATCAGTCAGTCGATTTGGTAATTCTAGGCTACGAGTGACTGTAGCACAGAACCATTGTAAAAATCGTTCTAAATCCGTAAAGACATTGGCATCGGCTTGCTGCAAGCTCAGAGCAACTGTGCGGAAGCCAGATGCTCTAGCGTGATCGAGAACCCTCACCATCAGGGAGGTTTTACCCATCTGTCTAGGGGCTTTAATTCGGATTAATGCCCCTGGCTGCAACACTGTTTCGTAACATAGAGAGTCATTGGGGGGACGCTCGATATAAAAAGAGGAATTCAGAGGCACCACACCTCTAGGTAATTCCATCTCTGTAGGTAATTCCAGCTCGACCTCTGGCAACTGCTCAAGCTCGACCTCTCGTAATCGGTCCCTAAGAACAGAACGAATGTTATTTTTTGTGATCTTCTCTCCAAACACCTCTGAGAGGATATGCCACAACCGGGAGCCAACCACCCGAATGTAATCGGCGTCGTAACCAGACCCCTCAGCAATCTCTTGATAAGTTTGTCCTGACCAACATTGGCGGAGCACCAGTTCTTGAACAGCGTTTAAGCGTTCGGGTTTGATGACCGTATCTACCATCGCCAATGCTTCTTCAACACTCATTACTTTTTATTATGTAATCAATTAGAATTATTTATTACTTTTTCTCACAGACAAAGCCACATTGCCGATTTACCTTAAATACAGGGATCGCAAATCGTCCTTTAGGGTTAACGCCAAGCCAGCGATCAATAGCCGATCGCTGGCTACCTACTTCAAGGGGGATCAGCTTCCCTAGTCAAGCAGGCTTACGCAATTAAGCCATCTAAAAACTACCTATAAGGGTTAAAGGGTAACAGTTAAAACTACCTCGTAATTGTGGGCATCCAAGAATAGGGCATGGGATTTACCCCTACTCCATGCTCTATTTTGTTTTCCCTGGTTAACTAATGGTTAACTAAGATGTTCCATCACTGATCCACGGTAGTGATCGATAGTGGCTAGCGTTCTATGGAAGTTGGGTTTTCGACAGTTGGCCGTTGCTTGTTTATGGTCCACATTCACTCAACATTCAACAGTCCCACCTCTGATTTAAACGGTATAACCGCAACTTAGGATGATGCCAAACAGCGTTATTGATTTGCTTAGTAAAACCATCAGGAAGGATGTTCATCGTTAACAAACATTAACAAAATTGAGCTTAAAGAATATGGCAAAACGTTTACTATACCACAGCTTTTGCCTTTCCGGTTTCCTTTTTGGCTCAATTATCCATGAGTAACTCAATTGAGCTAATTCAGGGTGATAGAGAAAGTAGGTGTTCGCTAGAAGTAACAATGATCAGCAACCTGTAGAAAGGTTTCAGGATTCTACCTTTAATGACCTCCTGATTCCCTGGCTCAACCCAGATAGTTTGAGGAGACGGTTGAGGCAAGTAATCCAGAGGTCAAAGTGGTATAAGGGTTATCGATTCGCCGTCTTATTGGTGGCTTTGGAACGTTTCAAAGTCATTCAGTTTAGTATGGGACGGCAAGTGGGCTCAAAATTGCTACAGGCTTTTGATTCTCGCTTGACTGATGCCCTGAATTCTACCTCTAACTATACCGTTAACTATACCGTTAACTATACCGTTAACTATACAGTGGCGCGGTGGTCCGAAGATGAATTAGCAATCTTGCTCGAAAACATTAACGATGTCAGTGAAGCATGCTTGGTAGCAGAACAGATTTGCGCTAGCCTGCGGACGCCTTTTTCAATTGATGACCATGACATCTTTTTGAGTGCCAATATTGGAATTGCTAGCAATGACAGGGATGATTACCAACCCTCTGCTTTTCTTGACAACGCCAGTCTAGCTCTTTATCGAGCCAAAATGGAGAGTAACACTGGCTATGAGCTATTTACCCCTGCCATGCGCACCCGGAGTGTAGAGCGGTTGGAGTTAGAAGATAGTTTACGCTTGGGTATTAAGCGCCAAGAATTGCGGCTTTATTACCAGCCAATTGTGTCTCTTGAAACCCATAAGCTGGCTGGCTTTGAAGCACTGGTGCGCTGGGAGCATCCGGAACGGGGACTGCTGTTGCCAGCAGAATTTATTCCGGTGGCAGAAGAAACAAAGCTGATTGTGCCATTGGGTTGGTGGGTACTACGGGAGGCTTGCCAACAAATGTGCCAGTGGCAACAACAGTTTCCCCAATATCAGGATTTAACCATCAGCGTTAACGTCTCTAGTTTACAATTATCCCAACCAGATCTAATTGGTAAAATCGACACAATATTGTGGGATTCTGGTCTGGATGCCAAGAGTTTGAAACTGGAAATCACAGAAAGTGTACTGCTTGAAACCACTGCAGTGGTTCTGTTGGAGAAACTCAAACAGCGACAGATTCAGTTGTGCATTGATGATTTTGGGACTGGCTATTCTGGCTTCAGTTACTTGCCAAATTTTCCCATAGATATATTAAAAATTGACCGCTCTTTTGTCAAAGGCATGAGTGATGATCACAAACATGGGAAAATTTTGCGGTGCATGGTGAACTTGGCAAACGACCTCGGTATACATGTAGTGGCAGAGGGAGTGGAGACCGAAAAGCAATTGGGACAGCTTTGTGATTGGCGTTGTCAATATGGACAGGGGTATTGGTTTTCTAAACCTTTAAATCCCGAAGCTACTGAAGCCTGCTTAGAGGCTCTAAGTGTGGGGAGATGGAGAGATAGGGAGATGGGGAGATGGGGAGATGGGGAGATGGGGAGATGAAATTGATGTGTAGTGGTAATTTCCAGAGTTTGTATAGCGTTGATCATACTTATGAGGTACAGTCAATTTTATGCCCCCTGCTCCCTACTCCCTACTCCCTACTCCCTACTCCCTAATGATTCCCACAGCCGAACGATACTGGCTCACAAATGCCTATGTACCATTTTGTCTACTGGAAAACAGCAACGTTTGCGATCGCAACGAGCAGGGTTTGTGCTTAGTTGATATTGAAATTAATCAGGGAGCCATTGCTGCGATAGTGCCAAAGGCGATTGTTCCCAAGGGGGAGCAAAACACGATGGTCGAAAAGAGCCGCTACGTGAACGCAAACAGTAGTGTTGAAGCTAGCACAGATACCAGTAACATACCTAGTCACATACCCAGTATAAATCTCAGGCAAGGACAAGTATGGCCGTGTTTTCTTGATATACACACCCATCTGGATAAAGGTCATATTTGGGAAAGGTCTCCCAATCCTGATGGTACCTTTAATAGTGCCTGTCTGACCGGAGATGCTGATGCGGAAACCTATTGGCAACGGTCAGATTTATATCGGCGCATGGAATTTGGACTCAAATGTAGCTATGCTCATGGCACCAAAGCTATCCGCACCCACATTGACTGGGTTGGAGAACAAAGTGCGATTAGCCTAGGCGTTTTCCAAACCCTCCAGAAGGAATGGCAAGACAGAATTACCCTACAAGCGGTGTCTCTAGTTACACTAGATTACTATCAAACTCCCGCTGGCATTACCTTAGCCGACACAATTGCTGAAATCGGAGGCATACTTGGGGGGGTAGCCTATAGCAACCAAGACCTGGATGCTCAACTCGATACTGTTTTCTCCCTAGCTAAGGAGAGAAACCTCAACCTAGATTTCCATGCTGATGAAAACGGTAATCCCGATTCCCATTGCTTACGACACATTGCCCAAGCTGCGATTCGTCATCAGTTTACCGGAAAAATTATTTGTGGTCACTGTTGCAGTTTAGCAGTGCAACCCTTAGAGGAGGTTGCGGAAACTCTCAAGTTAGTCAAAGCAGCAGGAATTGCTATTGTTAGCTTACCGATGTGCAATCTTTATCTACAAGATCGACAGGCTAACTGTACACCGTCCTGGCGGGGAGTCACCAGGCTACATGAAATTAAACAACAGGGTATTCCGGTAACCTTGGCTAGTGATAATTGTCGAGACCCCTTTTATGGATTTGGAGATCATGATGTATTAGAAGTGTTTACCCAAGCGGTACGGATTGCCCATTTAGATATGCCCATCGGTGATTGGCCCTGTGCTGTAACCAAGACAGCCGCTGATTTAATGGGTTTACCCGAGATGGGTAGGATTGGGGTGGGACTCCCGGCAGATTTGATTTTGTTTAAGGGACGCCATTTCAGTGAACTTTTGTCCCGTCCCCAGCATGACCGAATTATCTTGCGTCAGGGTAAGTCAATTGATACTAGGTTGCCGGATTATGCTGAGTTGGATGAGTTAGAGAATTAAGAATTAAGAATTAAGAATTAAGAATTAAGAATTAAGAATTAAGAATTAAGAATTTAGGGAGTCGGGGCAAGAGAATGTAGGGTGCGTTAGGGGCGGGCGAGCCCTAATTTTCCACTTCGAGCGCCAGTATTAGAATAGCCCGCACCGTAACGCACCACCAAGTAGAATGCTGATGACTATGAGAATTGCTAGATAGTAGTTCTCAACAACTCCTGCGCCCATATCCGATTTTTATCAGATAAAGCTGGTACTGGCTCTTGGTCATAATCGAGTTGGTAATCATAACCTCCTCGATCATAAACGCTATTAATTATAGCTTGTAAATCTACTATCGGTTCAGAATCTTCTGGACGTAATGGTAGGGAAAAAGCTGGTAGTTGCTCTGGGAGATTACAAGTATATAACTCGGCTCGTGGGCGACGCTCTTCTCGACTAACCAAAACCCGATAATCGCTCTCAATAGTATTATCTAAGAGTGGCATTGGTTTCCAGGCTCGTAGCAAATCTATCTCCACTAAATTGGTCAAGCTTCCTAACACCCGTTGGCGTTTTTTCAGGTAAGTTTCTCTACCGTCACCAGAGCGCTTATTAACTGGAGATAAAACTTCGATAGCGGTTACCACAGCACCAGTAGTCATATCTCTTACTTCCAAATACCCTTGCTTGATTTCTTCAGGCATAGGAACCATTACTGTCACCGGTTTTGTGGTTGGTTGAGCAACAGCAACGTTAGAGGTCAGAGAATCTTCAGTATTGGGTTGACGTTTAACAGTAACATCAGGAATTCCAACTAATAAGACGTCATCTTGGTTAGTTTTATTAATTTGATAAATCCGCTTTTCAATAGCTACTTTATACTTCGGACGTACCTGAGGAATTAAACACTCAGCAATTAAACTAATCAACCAGTGATGTACTTCTGGCCATAAATCTGGATGCTCTAAAT
The Moorena sp. SIOASIH genome window above contains:
- a CDS encoding AAA-like domain-containing protein encodes the protein MKKHNYQVGGSLPPDTLCYVRRRADQDLYQALVAGEFCYVLTSRQMGKSSLRVQTTHRLQGIGIHCGIVDLTEIGTQDLTADQWYASILRCLVSSFNLQVNLRAWWRSRSYLSPVKRLSDFIEEVLLAEVEGNLVIFIDEIDSILGLSFPIEDFFALIRACYNKRTEQLAYQRLSFVLLGVATPSDLIVDKQRTPFNIGRGIELSGFTLEEAETLALGFSDSVNNPKALLREILAFTGGQPLLTQKLCQLILEDIEHCTRLLSQEETSDPATGNSGEEFTTTVSKTVSKKYFGKRCTVNPTSIEYLVGRRIIDNWEVQDEPEHLRTIRDRILSNQQRAGRLLGLYQQILQQGAVAADDSWEQMELLLSGLVVKSEGKVRVRNPIYAAVFNCDWVSKQLSNLRPYATSLRAWFNGDCQDESRLLRGQALLDALAWADSRSLSDQDYQFLSASQALDKREAQRAEAARTKAVAIQLTKEKEISRLQKLLLATVSTAFLVSASLGLIAFREYQNAAINEINAIAKSSEAFYASNHKLDALIYAIKAWKKLQQLAGAKTNTQTQVEKVEKMLWRIIYEIKEYNRFSGHQAAVYDLVFSPDGEMIASASGDKTVKLWQRDGTLLNTLEGHIEQVKGVAFSPDGKMIASASADNTVKLWTKDGILLNTFTNNSAGFEAVVFSPDGKLVASASEDNTVKLWNLEGKLHKLLTGHSAGVEGIAFSPDGEMIASASEDNTVKLWTIEGRLLRTLTGHGSGVEAVAFSPDGEMIASASEDNTVKLWAKDGRLLKTLTGHRDEVYGVAFSPDGERIASASEDNTIKVWTKEGRLLTILEGHRDEVEGVAFSPDGKIIASASEDNTIKLWKQNSTLYTTLTGHCNGVRAVAFSPDGNLIASASSDKTVKLWQPDGTLKLTRTNHSAIVTGVAFSPDGDIIASASTDKRVKLWDKHGTFLATLNNHSAGVEGVVFSPDGQIIASASEDKTIKLWQRDGSLLTTLEGHSNEVEGVAFSPNGKIIASASEDKTIKLWKIDSTCTGLAKPTQNSNLLPECWSNSFYTLTGHEDEVKTVAISPDGELIASGSEDKTVKVWQGDSKDWNLTKPKLLHTLTGHSDRITGVTFSPDGNLIASASADKTVKLWQRDGGTLRTTLTAHQDEVEGIAFSQDGKILASASADSNVILWNVDQVLDLDQVLTYSCDWLQDYLSTNAELEKSDRTLCDQIKELKRE
- a CDS encoding AAA-like domain-containing protein; protein product: MSVEEALAMVDTVIKPERLNAVQELVLRQCWSGQTYQEIAEGSGYDADYIRVVGSRLWHILSEVFGEKITKNNIRSVLRDRLREVELEQLPEVELELPTEMELPRGVVPLNSSFYIERPPNDSLCYETVLQPGALIRIKAPRQMGKTSLMVRVLDHARASGFRTVALSLQQADANVFTDLERFLQWFCATVTRSLELPNRLTDYWDDIFGSSGNTTDYFENYLLKEIDTPMVLALDEVNLLFNYPAIATDFLGLLRAWYEKAKYGVTGSTIWQKLRLIIIHSTDVYIALHIHQSPFNVGLSIELPEFTKAQVQELARRHGIDWGSDDSSFNHVSLIMAKVGGNPCLLRVALYHLRRGDVTFEELLNSAASESGIYHDDLRRQWWNLQQYPQLVAAYRTVVKSSQPVELEQKLAFKLQSLGLVQLHKQGAVPSCDLYRQYFSTHLG
- a CDS encoding bifunctional diguanylate cyclase/phosphodiesterase, whose product is MFARSNNDQQPVERFQDSTFNDLLIPWLNPDSLRRRLRQVIQRSKWYKGYRFAVLLVALERFKVIQFSMGRQVGSKLLQAFDSRLTDALNSTSNYTVNYTVNYTVNYTVARWSEDELAILLENINDVSEACLVAEQICASLRTPFSIDDHDIFLSANIGIASNDRDDYQPSAFLDNASLALYRAKMESNTGYELFTPAMRTRSVERLELEDSLRLGIKRQELRLYYQPIVSLETHKLAGFEALVRWEHPERGLLLPAEFIPVAEETKLIVPLGWWVLREACQQMCQWQQQFPQYQDLTISVNVSSLQLSQPDLIGKIDTILWDSGLDAKSLKLEITESVLLETTAVVLLEKLKQRQIQLCIDDFGTGYSGFSYLPNFPIDILKIDRSFVKGMSDDHKHGKILRCMVNLANDLGIHVVAEGVETEKQLGQLCDWRCQYGQGYWFSKPLNPEATEACLEALSVGRWRDREMGRWGDGEMGR
- a CDS encoding cytosine deaminase, with protein sequence MIPTAERYWLTNAYVPFCLLENSNVCDRNEQGLCLVDIEINQGAIAAIVPKAIVPKGEQNTMVEKSRYVNANSSVEASTDTSNIPSHIPSINLRQGQVWPCFLDIHTHLDKGHIWERSPNPDGTFNSACLTGDADAETYWQRSDLYRRMEFGLKCSYAHGTKAIRTHIDWVGEQSAISLGVFQTLQKEWQDRITLQAVSLVTLDYYQTPAGITLADTIAEIGGILGGVAYSNQDLDAQLDTVFSLAKERNLNLDFHADENGNPDSHCLRHIAQAAIRHQFTGKIICGHCCSLAVQPLEEVAETLKLVKAAGIAIVSLPMCNLYLQDRQANCTPSWRGVTRLHEIKQQGIPVTLASDNCRDPFYGFGDHDVLEVFTQAVRIAHLDMPIGDWPCAVTKTAADLMGLPEMGRIGVGLPADLILFKGRHFSELLSRPQHDRIILRQGKSIDTRLPDYAELDELEN
- a CDS encoding DUF4058 family protein, which codes for MPSIFPGMDPYLEHPDLWPEVHHWLISLIAECLIPQVRPKYKVAIEKRIYQINKTNQDDVLLVGIPDVTVKRQPNTEDSLTSNVAVAQPTTKPVTVMVPMPEEIKQGYLEVRDMTTGAVVTAIEVLSPVNKRSGDGRETYLKKRQRVLGSLTNLVEIDLLRAWKPMPLLDNTIESDYRVLVSREERRPRAELYTCNLPEQLPAFSLPLRPEDSEPIVDLQAIINSVYDRGGYDYQLDYDQEPVPALSDKNRIWAQELLRTTI